A window of the Budorcas taxicolor isolate Tak-1 chromosome 8, Takin1.1, whole genome shotgun sequence genome harbors these coding sequences:
- the DMAC1 gene encoding distal membrane-arm assembly complex protein 1 yields the protein MGSFVSQPFEPVKFVATPEATSTAKPAQVTATEEPASPEQAPLFNNCWSCRVLSGSGLIGAGGYVYWTARKPMKLGYPPGPGTIAQMIFGISIACWGVVILADPKGKAFRTE from the exons ATGGGTTCTTTCGTTTCACAGCCCTTTGAGCCGGTCAAGTTCGTTGCGACCCCTGAGGCCACCTCCACCGCTAAGCCCGCACAGGTCACTGCAACCGAAGAGCCAGCCTCTCCAGAGCAAGCCCCTCTATTTAATAACTGCTGGAGCTGTCGCGTGCTCTCCGGGTCAGGGCTGATAGGGGCAGGAGGGTATGTGTACTGGACGGCGCGGAAGCCCATGAAGCTGGGATATCCCCCGGGTCCTGGGACTATTGCGCAGATGATCTTCGGCATCA GCATTGCTTGCTGGGGTGTGGTCATCCTGGCAGACCCCAAAGGGAAGGCCTTCCGCACTGAATGA